The window ACTGGGTGTAGGCAATCTGATGGCGTCGGCATACCTCGCTTATCGTGGCCCCCGACCCCCTCCCCTCCTCCACTACCCTCAGCTTCTCTTCAGCACTCATGTGCCTACCTTGACTTCTCTCCACAGTATTACTCCCTCCTATCGATCATTATACTTCCCCAGGAGGGCCTAACATTTTTCCTCAAAGCTGATTGTCCGACTTCCATTGAAGCACAACAAGATGTTCCCCATCATGCTTCTTAGCGCGACGGCTCCCGCTTTTGTTTCGTGCAGAGGGCAAGGTGATAACAGTGTTAGTCTGGAACCACCAGCCACGAAGTTAGACCAAAGTCCAGGATGCCCAGGGCAGTAGGGACGTCCGCCTCAAGATTCCGGGGAGTGAAGTCCCTGTATCAACCCCAATCGAGCATAGCGACGGTTCACTCGAATTAGCTGCTAACCTTGAGTGCGGCTAAAGGTGACGCGGCAGCGAGATGGTGTTTCTCTTTGCCTAGCGCCTTTGGGAGAACACCAACTTCGTCCAGACACGATTCCAGCAGAGTGTTGCCCCATGTGGCGTACCAACCACAACAGATCACCTATCCCCTTGACGGCCAGGGGAATATCGTATATCATGGGCGCAAACAAGAAAGGGGCAATATAATAAGTTCAGCCAGCGACCGGGCAGAGCATTCCTTCATCAGTAACATCTGAAGTGGAGATTCTGGTTCAGGAGCCTGTTTCAGTAGTGCCGGTGTCGTGCCCGAGTCAGACTGTTCTCCAGCCTCCGGTAGCTTCGGGCGAACGTTAGACGCACACTCTTTGAGTCTTTGTTCGTGTTGCACCAGGTGCATAGGTATCGTTAGTGGAACCAGAAATGTGATAGTTACTATAGTCATAGTGGTGAACAGGGATAAGTATAGGTTATTCTTGAAAGGAGACGTGACATGAATTCTGAGAAGCGGGTGCAAATAATCGCCAGTGATTCTGGTGGCACCATGACCGACATGATGGTAGTGGACACAGAGGGAAATTTCGCTATTGGCAAGGCGGCGACCACACCTCAAGATCAATCCCTGGGTTTCTGGGAATCTGTAGCCGATGCGCTGGAACACTGGGAAATAGATTTCAACAAAGAGGCTAAGAATATCCTGCCGGGCGTGGAGGCCGCCGTCTACAGTGGCACTACTATGATGAATGCCGTTCTCACCGCGACAGGCCGGAAGGTTGGAGTGATCTACCAGCGTGGTGATGAAGATGTCTTCCTTCATGAGCGCAGCGCCGGTAAGTGGAAGGGGTACTCA of the Chloroflexota bacterium genome contains:
- a CDS encoding transposase, which encodes MERSQGRHMSAEEKLRVVEEGRGSGATISEVCRRHQIAYTQ